In the genome of Chlamydia ibidis 10-1398/6, one region contains:
- a CDS encoding endonuclease III domain-containing protein: MESKIELRDYIITTLETLFPNPEPSLTGWKTPFQLLIAILLSGNSTDKAVNSVTPKLFSIAPTAHAMASLELGQLYTLIAPCGLGKRKSKYIHDLSNELCTAYEGIPPKSLTLLSKLPGVGRKTASVFLGIAHKITTFPVDTHILRLAQRWGITEKRSPLAAEKDLRQFFRDKNSPKLHLQLIYYARKYCPALRHNTKKCKICSFLYQDNMKLKTSN, from the coding sequence TTGGAAAGTAAGATAGAACTTCGTGACTACATAATAACTACGCTTGAAACACTGTTTCCTAATCCTGAGCCTTCACTGACCGGATGGAAAACACCTTTCCAATTATTGATAGCCATTTTACTGTCTGGAAATTCCACAGACAAAGCAGTCAACTCTGTAACCCCCAAGCTTTTTTCTATAGCTCCCACAGCACATGCAATGGCAAGCCTCGAACTAGGACAGCTGTATACATTGATAGCTCCGTGTGGACTAGGAAAAAGAAAATCAAAATATATACACGACTTATCCAACGAACTTTGCACCGCATACGAAGGAATTCCTCCAAAGTCCTTGACTTTGCTTTCTAAATTACCCGGGGTTGGGAGAAAAACAGCCTCCGTATTTCTAGGCATCGCACACAAAATTACAACTTTCCCGGTAGATACACATATTCTAAGACTAGCTCAAAGATGGGGGATTACAGAGAAACGTTCTCCCCTAGCCGCAGAAAAAGATTTACGACAATTTTTTCGGGACAAAAATTCTCCTAAACTACACTTACAACTCATTTACTACGCAAGAAAATATTGTCCAGCTTTGCGCCACAATACAAAAAAATGTAAAATATGTAGTTTCTTATATCAAGATAACATGAAGCTGAAAACCTCTAACTAA
- the brnQ gene encoding branched-chain amino acid transport system II carrier protein encodes MKKNASNRDGSTKGLSVWSVGGSIFAMFFGAGNIVFPLALGYHFHNHPWLACFGMTITAVVVPLLGLFAMLLYSGNYQNFFSSIGKIPGIIFIVAILCLIGPFGGIPRAIAVSHATLTSLFPTKAFFFSTLHVFSLVCCVLIYLFACKLSKLIQWLGSVFFPIMLAALVWIIFRGLTIPGHPTTIPGPCAKQAWLSGVVEGFNTMDLLAAFFFCSIVLISVRQMIAQKHGDSADETPLNFQNINRKDKQVIALGFVLAAVLLTSVYLGFALCAARHSGLLAYVNKGQILGRISAIALGPNSLLTGICVFIACLTTEIALVGIVSDFLARIIPSERMSYSNAVICILIPSYLISILNFENISLLLLPLLQLSYPALIALTCGSIGYRLWNFRHVRALFYLTLSLTIILRLIS; translated from the coding sequence ATGAAAAAAAACGCTTCTAATAGAGACGGTTCTACCAAAGGACTCTCTGTTTGGTCGGTTGGGGGGTCTATTTTTGCTATGTTCTTCGGAGCAGGTAATATTGTTTTCCCTCTAGCCCTTGGTTATCACTTTCATAATCATCCTTGGCTAGCCTGTTTTGGGATGACCATTACTGCTGTTGTGGTTCCCTTATTAGGGCTTTTTGCTATGCTGCTTTATTCCGGCAATTATCAGAATTTCTTCTCTTCTATTGGGAAAATCCCAGGAATTATTTTTATAGTTGCTATTCTTTGTCTTATTGGCCCTTTTGGTGGAATCCCCAGAGCTATTGCAGTTTCTCACGCGACTTTGACTTCTCTTTTCCCAACAAAAGCTTTCTTCTTTTCTACCCTCCATGTTTTTAGTCTTGTATGCTGTGTCTTAATTTACTTGTTTGCATGTAAATTGAGTAAACTTATCCAATGGCTAGGCTCGGTCTTTTTCCCAATCATGCTAGCAGCCCTAGTATGGATTATTTTTCGAGGATTAACAATTCCAGGACACCCAACCACAATTCCGGGACCTTGTGCTAAACAAGCATGGCTATCCGGTGTTGTCGAAGGGTTCAACACCATGGATTTACTAGCAGCATTTTTCTTCTGCTCCATAGTATTGATCTCCGTCAGACAGATGATTGCACAAAAACATGGGGATAGTGCTGATGAAACACCTTTAAATTTTCAAAATATTAATAGAAAAGATAAACAAGTCATCGCTCTAGGTTTTGTCTTAGCAGCAGTATTGCTAACTAGCGTATATCTAGGATTTGCACTGTGCGCTGCACGTCATTCTGGTTTGCTTGCCTATGTCAACAAGGGACAAATTTTAGGAAGAATTTCTGCGATCGCTCTTGGCCCAAATAGCTTGCTCACTGGCATTTGCGTATTTATTGCTTGTTTAACTACAGAAATCGCTTTAGTTGGGATTGTTTCGGATTTTCTAGCTCGTATTATCCCATCAGAAAGAATGAGCTATTCTAATGCAGTGATTTGTATCTTGATACCTTCTTACCTGATTTCGATCCTAAATTTCGAAAACATCAGTCTTCTTCTGTTGCCCTTACTACAATTAAGTTATCCTGCATTAATCGCTTTGACTTGCGGAAGTATTGGCTATAGGTTATGGAATTTCCGTCATGTTAGAGCGTTATTTTATTTAACCCTCTCTCTTACGATCATTTTGCGATTGATAAGCTGA